The Metabacillus litoralis genome contains a region encoding:
- a CDS encoding cobyric acid synthase, translating to MGKGLPIMFQGTHSDAGKSVIVTAFCRIFAQDGYKTAPFKSQNMALNSYITIDGKEIGRAQGVQAEAAFIQATTDMNPILIKPNRDYESQIVVHGKPYKNMQAGEYRKAFFQTGLALIQESLTNLTNTYDRIVIEGAGSPAEINLNDRELVNMRVARMANAPVVLIGDIEKGGVFASLVGTLQLLDREDHDRVIGVIINKFRGDVRLLEPGLKWFEEYSGKKVLGVIPYIPHLNIDAEDSVVLNQYTSAVNEEKEIDIAVIQYPKISNFTDIDPFFHEQDCHVRFITRSNQVKNPDILILPGSKNTIEDLKFLKESGIAQKIVELHEKKQAHIIGICGGYQMLGLKITDPDGIESSYNEMEGLSLLPLRTTMKKDKTTVLSEGHLHFNDQSYHVKGYEIHMGATNVSGDCSPLIQLSDSVDGCKTSDEQVIGTYFHGVFHNDDFRKGYLNAVRISKGLTPIEERISFNQLREEAFDLLADHVRNHVDLTFIQHEMERFHQRSVKIDSHI from the coding sequence ATGGGTAAGGGTTTGCCGATCATGTTTCAGGGAACGCATTCTGATGCAGGAAAAAGTGTGATTGTCACAGCATTTTGCCGAATTTTTGCACAAGATGGATATAAAACAGCACCTTTTAAATCGCAAAACATGGCATTAAATTCATATATTACGATCGATGGGAAGGAAATCGGACGGGCACAAGGTGTGCAGGCTGAAGCCGCTTTTATTCAAGCAACAACTGATATGAATCCGATTTTAATTAAGCCAAACCGTGATTATGAATCACAAATTGTTGTTCATGGAAAGCCCTATAAAAACATGCAAGCTGGGGAGTATCGAAAAGCGTTTTTTCAAACAGGCTTAGCATTAATTCAGGAATCACTCACAAATCTTACGAATACATACGACCGAATTGTGATAGAAGGTGCCGGAAGTCCTGCCGAAATCAATTTAAATGATCGTGAGCTTGTCAATATGCGGGTAGCCCGAATGGCAAACGCTCCAGTTGTATTAATTGGTGATATTGAAAAAGGCGGTGTTTTTGCTAGTTTAGTAGGAACACTCCAACTGCTTGATCGTGAAGATCATGATCGAGTCATCGGAGTGATCATTAACAAATTTCGAGGAGATGTTCGCCTTTTAGAGCCGGGGCTTAAATGGTTTGAAGAATATTCAGGTAAAAAGGTATTAGGAGTGATCCCGTATATCCCTCATCTTAACATCGATGCCGAAGACTCAGTTGTTTTAAATCAATATACTTCAGCGGTAAATGAAGAAAAAGAAATAGATATTGCTGTTATTCAGTATCCAAAAATTTCTAACTTCACTGATATTGATCCATTTTTTCATGAGCAGGATTGTCATGTGCGATTTATTACGAGAAGTAATCAGGTGAAAAATCCGGATATTTTGATCTTACCTGGTAGCAAAAACACAATAGAAGATCTTAAGTTTCTTAAAGAAAGTGGAATTGCTCAAAAAATAGTAGAGCTCCATGAAAAGAAGCAAGCACATATTATCGGTATTTGCGGTGGATATCAAATGCTTGGGTTAAAGATTACGGATCCTGATGGAATTGAATCCTCATACAATGAGATGGAGGGACTAAGCCTTCTTCCGCTACGAACCACTATGAAAAAGGATAAAACAACCGTGCTGTCAGAAGGACACTTACATTTTAACGATCAATCCTATCATGTAAAAGGTTATGAAATTCATATGGGGGCAACAAATGTGAGTGGCGACTGTTCACCACTTATTCAGCTGTCAGATTCAGTTGATGGATGTAAAACAAGTGATGAGCAGGTTATTGGCACGTACTTTCATGGTGTTTTTCATAACGATGATTTTCGAAAAGGGTATTTAAACGCGGTTCGCATTAGTAAGGGATTAACACCTATAGAAGAAAGAATTTCATTTAACCAGCTTAGAGAGGAAGCTTTTGATCTATTAGCTGATCACGTGCGAAACCATGTTGATCTTACCTTCATTCAACATGAAATGGAAAGATTTCATCAAAGGAGTGTAAAAATTGATTCACATATATAA
- the cobT gene encoding nicotinate-nucleotide--dimethylbenzimidazole phosphoribosyltransferase: MYNDIPPLDKRVGKRVRAYIDTLTKPPGSLGRLEALAIELAEMTGKPFPTVTPPGVIIFAADHGVTEDGVSAFPQNVTAQMVQNFLNGGAAINVFSRQIQAMFEIVDVGVAEDIESSELVQKKIRYGTANFSKQDAMTRQEAESAIEVGYERAQAIIAKGIKCLIVGEMGIGNTTASSAILSVILNQNLDELVGIGTGISEEGRKVKQQVIERSIKARQPNPNDPLDVLSKVGGLEIAAMAGAMLAAAENRIPILVDGFICSTAAVIAKCIHPTAGDYMMIGHRSVEKGHSRIIRFLEKEPLLQLGLRLGEGSGAAVAFPILQSATNMLNEMATFQSAGISNKNEKRREGEF; this comes from the coding sequence ATATATAATGACATTCCACCTCTTGATAAACGAGTAGGAAAAAGGGTTCGTGCCTATATCGACACATTAACAAAACCCCCGGGAAGTCTTGGACGATTAGAAGCACTAGCTATTGAGCTAGCTGAAATGACTGGTAAGCCTTTTCCAACTGTCACACCACCAGGGGTTATCATATTTGCCGCTGATCATGGTGTAACAGAAGATGGGGTATCTGCATTTCCTCAGAATGTTACAGCTCAGATGGTTCAAAACTTCTTAAACGGCGGAGCAGCAATAAATGTGTTTTCACGACAAATACAAGCGATGTTTGAAATTGTGGATGTAGGTGTTGCAGAAGATATTGAATCAAGTGAACTTGTTCAAAAAAAGATAAGGTACGGAACAGCTAATTTTAGTAAGCAAGATGCTATGACAAGACAAGAAGCTGAATCAGCCATTGAAGTTGGCTATGAACGAGCACAAGCAATAATAGCAAAAGGGATAAAATGCTTAATTGTTGGTGAAATGGGAATTGGGAACACCACAGCAAGCAGTGCCATTCTTTCCGTCATCCTTAATCAAAATTTAGATGAACTTGTTGGAATCGGAACAGGTATTTCAGAAGAAGGACGCAAAGTAAAACAGCAGGTCATTGAACGAAGTATCAAAGCTCGTCAGCCTAATCCAAATGATCCACTTGATGTTCTGTCAAAGGTTGGAGGGTTAGAGATAGCAGCAATGGCAGGTGCTATGCTGGCTGCGGCAGAAAATCGCATTCCAATTCTTGTTGATGGATTTATTTGTTCAACGGCTGCTGTTATTGCAAAATGCATTCATCCTACTGCAGGTGATTATATGATGATTGGTCACCGTTCTGTTGAAAAAGGCCACAGTAGGATCATTCGCTTTTTAGAAAAAGAACCACTGCTTCAATTAGGCTTACGTTTAGGAGAAGGATCGGGCGCTGCTGTTGCTTTTCCCATTTTACAATCAGCAACAAACATGTTAAATGAGATGGCTACATTTCAATCAGCGGGAATATCCAACAAGAATGAAAAAAGAAGAGAGGGAGAATTTTGA
- the cobA gene encoding uroporphyrinogen-III C-methyltransferase, with amino-acid sequence MTKGTVYLVGAGPGDPKLITVYGLECIQKSDVILYDRLVNKKLLDHAKPEAELIFCGKLPGKHELIQEQINELLVEKSLQGKVVTRLKGGDPSVFGRVGEEAEVLADQNIKFEIVPGITSGIAAPTYAGITVTHRDYASSFAIVTGHGRAEKKQDSINWSALAQGIDTIAFYMGVGNLHYICEKLIENGKNSHTPVAVIQWGTTEKQRTVTGTLNTIEEIVKEAGIEHPSIIIVGEVVNLRERIKWFNEMEASSNNEEEKYVNHS; translated from the coding sequence TTGACCAAAGGAACCGTGTATCTGGTAGGAGCAGGACCTGGGGATCCGAAATTAATTACCGTCTACGGATTAGAATGTATCCAAAAATCAGATGTGATTTTATATGATCGCTTAGTAAATAAAAAATTGTTAGACCACGCAAAGCCTGAAGCAGAACTCATTTTTTGTGGAAAGCTTCCTGGAAAGCATGAACTTATTCAAGAGCAAATCAATGAACTGCTTGTAGAAAAATCATTACAAGGGAAAGTTGTTACTCGTTTAAAAGGAGGCGATCCTTCTGTATTTGGGCGTGTTGGGGAAGAGGCAGAGGTACTAGCCGACCAAAATATTAAGTTTGAAATTGTTCCTGGAATCACATCAGGAATTGCTGCACCAACATACGCGGGAATTACCGTCACACACCGGGATTATGCTTCATCATTCGCTATTGTAACAGGCCATGGTCGGGCAGAAAAGAAACAGGACAGTATCAACTGGTCAGCTCTTGCACAAGGAATTGATACAATTGCTTTTTACATGGGTGTCGGAAATTTACACTATATCTGCGAAAAATTAATAGAAAATGGCAAAAACAGTCACACACCGGTTGCGGTCATTCAGTGGGGAACAACAGAGAAGCAGCGAACGGTTACTGGCACATTAAATACAATTGAAGAAATCGTCAAAGAAGCAGGAATTGAACATCCATCCATCATCATTGTTGGTGAGGTTGTTAACCTTCGAGAAAGGATTAAATGGTTTAACGAGATGGAGGCTTCAAGTAATAACGAGGAGGAGAAGTATGTCAATCATTCGTGA
- a CDS encoding nitroreductase family protein: MSIIRELKTRRAIRDYRDQDVEDEKIKVLLEAATWAPNDRMREPWSFYVIKGEAKDRYEALAKEYLEERFPTKPHLVESSIKVLTSTPVHIVVTSDVVPGDADATKDNEYAVCCAIHSMWLAAKELGLGFVWRTRGVGLVHDERLHQFIGAPENKKVIGNIFIGYPNEDSLQKMKEPKRTSYEEKTIWL; the protein is encoded by the coding sequence ATGTCAATCATTCGTGAGTTAAAAACACGTCGAGCAATACGTGATTACCGTGATCAAGATGTAGAAGATGAAAAAATCAAAGTGCTGCTAGAAGCGGCAACATGGGCTCCAAACGACCGTATGAGAGAGCCTTGGAGTTTTTATGTGATAAAGGGTGAGGCAAAAGACAGATACGAAGCCCTCGCTAAGGAATATTTAGAGGAACGATTTCCAACGAAGCCACATTTAGTTGAAAGCTCCATTAAAGTGTTAACCTCAACACCTGTTCATATCGTTGTTACTTCTGATGTTGTACCAGGAGATGCAGACGCTACAAAAGATAACGAATATGCCGTTTGTTGTGCGATTCATTCTATGTGGCTTGCAGCCAAAGAGCTTGGACTTGGTTTTGTTTGGCGTACAAGAGGTGTAGGACTTGTTCATGATGAACGCCTTCATCAATTTATCGGTGCACCCGAAAACAAAAAGGTGATTGGGAACATTTTTATCGGATATCCGAATGAAGACTCTCTTCAAAAAATGAAAGAACCAAAAAGAACGTCATATGAAGAAAAAACAATTTGGTTGTAG
- the cobO gene encoding cob(I)yrinic acid a,c-diamide adenosyltransferase, with the protein MSQSKQRGLMLVYTGNGKGKTTAALGLAIRATGRGKKVLIIQFIKSPTRTYGEKLQFDKIGIEMHQTGIGFTWTKTPEEHREALKKAWAFTKEKIASHSYDVVILDEINNALAIEKFPIDDVLPLHEVIDLIKSRPEHMHLILTGRSAKEEIMAEADLVTEMKEVKHYYHEGIPAVKGIEF; encoded by the coding sequence ATGAGTCAATCAAAGCAACGTGGCCTTATGCTCGTTTATACTGGTAATGGGAAAGGGAAAACAACCGCAGCACTTGGTCTTGCTATCCGGGCAACAGGACGTGGAAAAAAAGTGCTCATCATTCAATTTATTAAATCTCCAACTCGTACATATGGAGAAAAGCTTCAGTTTGACAAAATTGGCATTGAAATGCATCAAACTGGGATTGGATTTACTTGGACAAAAACACCAGAAGAGCACCGGGAAGCATTAAAAAAAGCATGGGCTTTTACCAAAGAAAAAATTGCATCTCATTCTTATGATGTTGTGATTTTAGATGAGATAAATAATGCTCTAGCCATTGAAAAATTTCCAATTGATGATGTTCTTCCACTACATGAGGTCATAGATTTGATAAAATCTCGTCCGGAGCATATGCATTTGATTCTGACAGGACGCTCTGCTAAAGAGGAAATCATGGCTGAAGCAGATCTTGTTACAGAAATGAAGGAAGTTAAACATTATTATCACGAGGGCATACCTGCAGTGAAAGGAATTGAATTTTAA
- the cobD gene encoding threonine-phosphate decarboxylase CobD: protein MTLLEQFGHGGDLLTATNVFGLEGKKVLDFSANINPLGPPQSVMEGLKNQLESIIHYPDPGQRKLKNKLAEVLSVPSSQLVIGNGAAECMALVLLALKPKTVGVVYPCFSEYEQLSKAFGAKVEGCYGRDEDDLKPDMVELLRLISKVNLLFIGHPNNPTGTAYTLDELKQIADSAEKANTYVVIDEAFIDFLANGSDLTLLPYLENYQHMIIIRSMTKFYAIPGLRLGYAIANPELIGKMIVKQVTWSVNQLALMAGEYCLNEKAYADETITLITEQRQYVKSKIERELGWYVFDGQVNYLLVRSQKNMQAQDLQWKLGQKGILIRSCSMYKGLTEHDFRIAIRSQEENNVLLHALMDVKSKGCERV, encoded by the coding sequence ATGACTTTATTGGAGCAATTTGGTCATGGAGGAGATCTGCTTACTGCAACAAATGTATTTGGGCTTGAAGGAAAGAAGGTACTGGATTTCAGTGCAAACATTAATCCTCTGGGCCCACCACAGTCAGTAATGGAGGGTTTAAAAAATCAGCTTGAAAGCATTATCCATTATCCTGATCCCGGACAACGAAAACTTAAAAATAAACTTGCAGAAGTTCTATCCGTTCCTTCTTCTCAGCTCGTCATTGGAAATGGGGCTGCCGAATGTATGGCTCTTGTCCTGCTTGCCTTAAAACCGAAAACTGTTGGTGTTGTTTATCCTTGTTTTTCCGAATATGAACAGCTTTCAAAAGCATTTGGTGCAAAAGTGGAGGGTTGCTACGGAAGAGATGAGGACGACTTAAAGCCTGATATGGTAGAACTTTTGAGGTTAATAAGCAAAGTGAATCTGCTGTTTATCGGGCATCCTAATAATCCCACAGGTACAGCCTATACATTGGATGAGTTAAAACAAATAGCAGATTCAGCGGAAAAAGCAAATACGTATGTCGTTATAGATGAAGCATTTATTGACTTTTTAGCTAACGGATCGGACCTTACCTTACTTCCTTATCTAGAAAACTATCAACATATGATCATTATTCGGTCGATGACAAAGTTTTACGCCATACCAGGCCTCCGGCTAGGTTACGCAATTGCGAATCCTGAGCTTATTGGAAAAATGATCGTAAAACAGGTGACTTGGAGCGTGAATCAGCTAGCCCTAATGGCTGGAGAATATTGCTTAAACGAAAAAGCATATGCTGACGAAACAATCACCCTTATTACGGAACAACGACAGTATGTAAAATCAAAAATTGAACGTGAACTAGGATGGTACGTTTTTGACGGACAGGTTAATTATTTATTAGTTCGATCACAAAAAAACATGCAAGCTCAGGATCTTCAATGGAAACTCGGACAAAAAGGGATATTAATAAGATCCTGCTCCATGTATAAAGGATTAACAGAACATGATTTTCGCATCGCTATAAGATCTCAAGAAGAAAACAATGTGCTACTACATGCATTAATGGATGTGAAGTCTAAAGGATGTGAAAGGGTATGA
- the cobU gene encoding bifunctional adenosylcobinamide kinase/adenosylcobinamide-phosphate guanylyltransferase: protein MTITYITGGIRSGKSEYAERLANEKTNVLYVGFGVITDDEMQERIEAHQKRRPNHWGLLSNPTELPIIGSTNETNKAILVDCLSTWLANRCMSIPEEELKSKDHQETILLELQNWLEQIKQLTEHVIIVSSEVGLGGVALYRLGRFYQDVLGKMNQLTAEAADEAFAVMSGLPLRLK, encoded by the coding sequence ATGACCATCACCTATATAACCGGCGGAATTCGTTCCGGTAAAAGTGAGTATGCAGAACGTTTGGCTAATGAAAAGACAAATGTCTTATACGTAGGATTTGGTGTGATAACAGATGATGAAATGCAAGAGCGAATTGAAGCTCATCAAAAGCGTCGCCCTAATCACTGGGGATTACTGTCAAACCCTACTGAATTACCGATCATTGGATCTACTAATGAAACTAACAAAGCCATTTTAGTTGATTGCTTGTCAACATGGTTAGCAAACCGCTGTATGAGCATCCCTGAAGAAGAATTAAAATCAAAAGACCATCAAGAAACGATTCTATTAGAGTTACAAAATTGGCTAGAGCAAATCAAGCAGCTTACAGAACACGTTATTATTGTTTCAAGTGAAGTAGGATTAGGAGGAGTGGCCTTGTATCGCTTAGGAAGATTTTACCAAGATGTGCTCGGTAAAATGAATCAATTAACCGCCGAAGCAGCTGATGAAGCATTTGCCGTCATGTCAGGGTTGCCATTGCGCTTGAAATGA
- the cobS gene encoding adenosylcobinamide-GDP ribazoletransferase, whose protein sequence is MIKAFLSALSFLTRIPAPSSQLSSKDWQKSVIFYPLVGLLIGLIIAAGSVLLVEVFPFTITAFFLLVLWIWITGGLHLDGWMDLADGLGSNRSREQMLEIMKDSRVGAMGVIAAILLMLGKGMAIYELLSMNLTFLFIFSPLLARLVLICSIKAFPYKKEGGLGEGLHRYLSIPVIVLNLALVLAITFFLLSFHGLILFILSIIVSTIFVLYVFKKLGMLTGDCYGAIIEWSECVSLFLAIAIWRLF, encoded by the coding sequence ATGATCAAGGCCTTTTTATCTGCTCTATCATTTTTAACAAGAATACCAGCTCCATCTTCCCAATTATCGAGTAAAGATTGGCAAAAAAGTGTGATTTTTTATCCGTTGGTTGGGCTTCTGATCGGTCTGATTATCGCTGCGGGTTCCGTCTTACTAGTTGAGGTTTTTCCATTCACAATAACAGCTTTTTTCCTCTTAGTGTTATGGATCTGGATAACAGGTGGTCTCCATCTAGATGGTTGGATGGATTTGGCTGATGGACTGGGGAGCAATCGTTCTCGTGAGCAAATGCTTGAGATTATGAAAGACAGCCGGGTCGGTGCAATGGGTGTGATTGCTGCTATTTTATTAATGCTAGGAAAAGGAATGGCGATCTACGAATTGCTTTCTATGAATCTTACCTTCCTCTTCATTTTTTCACCTTTATTGGCTCGTTTGGTGCTCATTTGTTCTATAAAGGCTTTTCCTTATAAAAAGGAAGGTGGATTAGGTGAAGGTCTTCACCGTTACTTATCAATTCCTGTTATCGTCTTAAATCTTGCATTGGTTTTAGCTATAACATTCTTTTTACTTAGCTTTCATGGTCTAATTTTATTTATCTTATCTATTATCGTTAGTACTATTTTTGTTCTGTATGTTTTTAAAAAGCTTGGGATGTTAACGGGAGATTGCTACGGGGCCATCATCGAATGGAGTGAATGTGTATCATTATTCTTGGCGATTGCGATTTGGAGGTTGTTTTAA
- a CDS encoding histidine phosphatase family protein: MILIRHGETNENAAGRYLGHYDAPLNNLGQQQIQSLANNLLNTLKKESISALYTSDLLRAKESAQIIGEMLQMKPATDAALRELSFGKWECKTYDEIMSEAPRLVTNWINDPFKLAPPNGETLNELGYRVHVWFKQVLCQHTPNDTILIVSHQGPIRWLLSHYYLGNSTKFWDVEGIKHGSGVLLEFDQQTEKIRSVQKIG, translated from the coding sequence ATGATCCTTATTAGACATGGTGAAACAAACGAAAATGCAGCTGGACGCTATTTAGGTCACTATGATGCACCTTTAAACAATTTAGGTCAGCAACAAATTCAAAGCTTAGCAAATAATCTCCTCAATACGCTTAAAAAAGAAAGCATCTCAGCACTCTACACAAGTGACCTTTTGCGTGCAAAGGAGAGTGCGCAAATAATCGGTGAAATGCTTCAAATGAAACCAGCTACAGATGCTGCACTAAGAGAGCTTTCATTTGGTAAGTGGGAATGTAAAACCTATGACGAAATCATGTCTGAAGCACCTAGGCTTGTGACAAATTGGATCAATGATCCTTTTAAACTCGCTCCTCCTAATGGAGAAACGCTTAATGAGCTTGGGTATCGTGTTCATGTTTGGTTCAAACAAGTACTTTGTCAGCACACCCCTAACGACACCATTTTAATCGTTAGTCATCAAGGTCCTATCCGCTGGCTTTTAAGCCATTATTATTTAGGGAATTCAACAAAGTTTTGGGATGTAGAAGGAATAAAGCATGGTAGCGGGGTTTTACTGGAATTTGATCAACAAACAGAAAAAATACGATCAGTACAAAAAATAGGATGA
- a CDS encoding adenosylcobinamide amidohydrolase — MVQPFKNQLHYHSKVWPELSLKRRDDHLIFESTLPLESFSSAVYGGGFQMATHYFNWQVPLRYDSKNPVKQIEEKVNIWGYPKQQTIGLQTAAKIELGSVQEIHGDEFKMVVCVTAGVGNKARAGKKRKTYSAYQYGTINTFIFIDGSLTHSAMINCIITATEAKAAALQDLHIVDEAGEDATGTTTDSVVIAATQDPAYPTHQFAGTATTIGNSIGCLVYDALTEVVTNWREEEKLRC, encoded by the coding sequence ATGGTACAACCTTTTAAAAATCAACTACATTACCACTCAAAAGTGTGGCCTGAACTCTCATTAAAACGTAGAGATGATCATTTAATTTTTGAATCAACTCTTCCATTAGAATCTTTTAGCAGTGCCGTCTATGGTGGTGGATTTCAAATGGCTACTCATTATTTCAACTGGCAAGTACCTCTCCGATATGATTCAAAGAATCCAGTGAAACAAATTGAGGAAAAAGTTAATATTTGGGGATATCCCAAACAACAAACAATTGGTCTTCAAACTGCAGCAAAAATTGAATTAGGATCTGTTCAAGAAATACACGGAGATGAATTCAAAATGGTTGTTTGTGTCACAGCGGGTGTAGGAAACAAGGCGAGAGCTGGTAAAAAGCGAAAAACATACTCTGCCTATCAATATGGGACAATCAATACATTTATATTTATAGATGGAAGCTTAACTCATTCTGCTATGATCAATTGCATTATTACGGCAACTGAAGCAAAGGCTGCAGCTTTACAGGATTTACATATTGTTGATGAAGCTGGAGAGGATGCTACAGGTACCACAACTGATTCGGTCGTAATTGCTGCTACACAAGACCCTGCCTATCCTACCCATCAGTTTGCTGGAACAGCAACAACCATCGGCAATTCAATTGGATGTTTAGTTTACGATGCATTAACTGAAGTTGTAACAAATTGGAGAGAGGAAGAAAAGCTTCGATGTTAA
- the cbiB gene encoding adenosylcobinamide-phosphate synthase CbiB, whose translation MLTHSIMLVFSYLIDRFVGDPRSLPHPVIYIGKGISLLEKLIRKFFHDERKLKVVGLLFPIVIVGLTYLLTVIILIIAHQINNWLAICIEIWLISTTIATKGLADAGREVYKPLQEKDLPKARKSLGMIVGRDTDFLDENEISRGTIETVAENIVDAIISPLFFALIGGAPLAMAYRAVNTLDSMVGYKNEKYQNLGWASARLDDICNYIPARITAVLILAACWIVRLDIRAAWSSIKNDAKLHPSPNSGIPEAAVAGALGIQLGGTNYYNGMVSHRAKMGVPKRNIEANDILHTIKIMHISSMIGLIIFFILSIFMTAYVY comes from the coding sequence ATGTTAACTCATTCAATTATGCTTGTTTTCTCTTATCTTATTGATCGATTCGTTGGAGATCCAAGAAGCTTACCTCATCCTGTTATTTATATAGGAAAAGGTATTAGCTTACTAGAAAAACTCATTAGAAAATTCTTTCATGATGAAAGGAAACTAAAGGTTGTTGGGTTACTTTTTCCGATTGTTATTGTTGGATTAACCTACTTACTGACTGTGATCATTCTTATCATTGCTCATCAAATCAATAATTGGCTTGCAATATGTATAGAGATTTGGCTTATTTCCACAACAATTGCGACAAAAGGTTTAGCAGACGCTGGAAGAGAAGTTTACAAGCCTTTACAAGAAAAAGATCTTCCTAAAGCAAGAAAAAGCCTAGGCATGATTGTTGGAAGGGACACCGATTTCCTTGATGAAAACGAGATTAGCAGGGGAACAATTGAAACGGTTGCTGAAAATATTGTAGATGCAATTATCTCACCGCTTTTTTTTGCATTAATCGGCGGTGCTCCTTTAGCTATGGCATATCGAGCCGTTAATACACTAGATTCAATGGTAGGCTATAAAAATGAGAAATATCAAAATTTAGGATGGGCCTCAGCTCGATTAGATGATATTTGCAACTATATTCCGGCTCGAATAACAGCTGTCCTTATTCTAGCTGCTTGCTGGATTGTACGTCTTGATATTCGCGCGGCATGGAGTAGCATCAAAAATGATGCAAAACTACATCCTAGTCCGAATAGTGGAATACCAGAAGCAGCAGTCGCCGGAGCATTGGGTATTCAACTGGGAGGGACGAATTATTACAATGGAATGGTCTCTCATCGAGCCAAAATGGGTGTACCCAAAAGAAATATTGAAGCAAATGATATTCTTCACACGATAAAGATTATGCATATCTCTTCGATGATAGGCTTAATTATTTTCTTCATTTTGTCGATTTTTATGACTGCGTACGTATACTAG
- a CDS encoding GHMP family kinase ATP-binding protein has product MRIGYGIGNGTFGELVQGVYNKQPFLITMPIPVLTSKAVFIPNETKTIIGHSSYSKAVLACNKLISLFNRNVGGTIYLASNIPRGKGMASSSADLVAAMKAVAEGCFLDVNNEILSTIATEIEPTDGVMYENVVAYNYKNGSLMESFGNLPPFDLIGIDIGGYIDTIQFNQQRKTYSRHDLKAFHHAFHLIRTGIQSQNLSSICQASTISAKINEKILPKKYFDEMEKLAASCQGGVVVAHSGTMIGILLDHDHPNRNDCLLRFKKLVDHTKAVPFYYSHKKLAVRDKNLHFNVR; this is encoded by the coding sequence ATGCGAATTGGTTATGGCATAGGTAATGGTACATTTGGAGAGCTAGTACAGGGAGTATACAACAAGCAGCCCTTTTTAATTACAATGCCGATTCCGGTACTAACGAGCAAAGCCGTATTTATTCCAAATGAAACAAAAACCATTATTGGTCATTCCTCCTATTCAAAAGCTGTTTTGGCCTGTAATAAGTTAATTTCCTTGTTTAATAGAAATGTCGGAGGAACGATATATCTTGCTTCAAACATTCCTAGAGGAAAAGGGATGGCAAGTAGTTCAGCAGATCTTGTTGCTGCGATGAAAGCAGTCGCAGAAGGGTGTTTTCTTGATGTAAATAATGAAATTCTCTCTACGATCGCAACAGAAATTGAACCAACTGACGGAGTGATGTATGAGAATGTTGTGGCTTATAACTACAAAAACGGTAGCCTAATGGAATCGTTCGGTAACTTACCTCCATTTGATTTAATAGGAATTGATATTGGTGGGTATATCGACACGATTCAATTCAACCAACAGCGTAAAACCTACTCACGACATGATCTGAAAGCTTTTCATCATGCCTTCCATTTAATAAGAACAGGAATTCAATCTCAGAATTTAAGCTCCATTTGTCAGGCATCAACAATAAGCGCAAAGATAAATGAAAAAATTCTCCCTAAAAAGTACTTTGATGAAATGGAAAAACTAGCAGCTTCCTGCCAAGGTGGTGTCGTTGTTGCACACAGCGGGACAATGATTGGTATCCTGTTAGATCACGATCATCCAAACAGAAACGATTGTTTGCTTCGATTTAAAAAGCTCGTTGACCATACTAAAGCAGTTCCGTTCTATTACAGTCATAAAAAGCTTGCTGTAAGGGACAAAAATCTCCATTTTAATGTGAGGTGA